The following are encoded together in the Anaerostipes caccae L1-92 genome:
- the hisF gene encoding imidazole glycerol phosphate synthase subunit HisF, with translation MHTKRIIPCLDVHNGRVVKGVNFVNLIDAGDPVAIGAAYDKAGADELVFLDITASSDARNIMIDMVRKVAETVFIPFTVGGGIRTVEDFRAILREGADKISINSSAINTPDLISDAADKFGSQCVVVAIDAKRREDGTGWNVYKNGGRIDVGLDAVSWAAEAERRGAGEILLTSMDCDGTKAGYDNELTRAIAEAVDIPVIASGGAGTKEHFYDTLTEGKADAALAASLFHFKELEIMDLKHYLADRGLSVRR, from the coding sequence ATGCATACAAAACGAATCATTCCATGTTTGGACGTACATAACGGCCGTGTAGTAAAAGGGGTCAACTTCGTAAATCTGATCGATGCGGGAGATCCGGTTGCCATCGGTGCGGCCTATGACAAGGCTGGAGCTGATGAGCTGGTGTTTCTGGATATTACGGCATCTTCTGATGCAAGAAATATTATGATCGATATGGTGAGGAAAGTAGCAGAGACGGTCTTTATTCCGTTTACAGTGGGCGGAGGAATCCGAACGGTAGAGGATTTCAGGGCGATCCTCAGAGAAGGGGCAGATAAAATTTCCATCAATTCCTCTGCTATTAACACCCCGGACCTGATCAGCGACGCGGCAGATAAATTCGGCAGCCAGTGCGTGGTCGTAGCAATCGATGCAAAACGCCGGGAAGACGGCACCGGATGGAACGTTTATAAAAACGGAGGAAGGATCGATGTAGGATTGGATGCGGTTTCCTGGGCAGCGGAAGCAGAGCGCCGCGGCGCCGGAGAAATTCTTCTGACAAGTATGGACTGCGATGGTACAAAGGCAGGGTATGACAATGAGCTGACAAGGGCCATTGCGGAAGCCGTGGACATTCCTGTGATTGCATCCGGCGGTGCGGGAACAAAGGAACATTTTTATGACACTCTCACAGAAGGAAAAGCAGATGCGGCTTTGGCGGCATCCCTGTTTCACTTTAAAGAGCTGGAGATTATGGATCTGAAGCATTATCTGGCGGACAGAGGACTCAGCGTGCGCCGTTGA
- the hisH gene encoding imidazole glycerol phosphate synthase subunit HisH: MVAIIDYDAGNIRSVEKAVQFLGEKAVITRDKEQILGSSHVILPGVGAFGDAMGKLRQYGLEETIHQVAERGIPFLGICLGQQIMFEKSEEAPGVEGLGLLKGEILKIPKKDGLKIPHMGWNNLKIKEGARLFKGVPEDSYVYFVHSYYLKASEPDIVAATTEYSEVIHASVEQGNVFACQFHPEKSSTVGLQILKNFISL; the protein is encoded by the coding sequence ATGGTAGCGATTATTGACTATGATGCAGGAAATATCAGAAGCGTTGAAAAAGCAGTCCAGTTTCTGGGCGAAAAAGCGGTGATCACGAGAGACAAGGAACAGATCCTGGGAAGCAGTCATGTCATCCTTCCGGGAGTAGGGGCTTTCGGAGATGCTATGGGAAAGCTTCGGCAGTACGGCCTTGAGGAGACGATCCACCAGGTGGCAGAGCGTGGAATCCCATTCTTAGGGATCTGCCTCGGGCAGCAGATCATGTTTGAAAAGAGTGAAGAAGCGCCGGGAGTCGAGGGATTGGGGCTTTTAAAAGGGGAGATCTTAAAGATCCCGAAAAAAGACGGGTTAAAGATTCCTCATATGGGATGGAATAACTTAAAGATCAAAGAAGGAGCCAGACTGTTTAAAGGTGTGCCGGAAGATTCTTATGTATACTTTGTTCATTCTTATTATCTGAAAGCTTCGGAACCGGACATTGTTGCGGCAACCACAGAGTATTCGGAGGTGATCCATGCCTCTGTGGAACAAGGCAATGTGTTTGCGTGTCAGTTTCATCCGGAGAAAAGCAGCACGGTAGGACTTCAGATTTTAAAGAATTTTATTTCACTGTAG
- a CDS encoding sensor histidine kinase, whose protein sequence is MKEKILKNQSIKVKMTMVLIVIMASTILLSICINILMIEPYYVFKEKKNITQVYDSINHLLNTKGADNNSYKISKIVREYNYRMLIVNNENGQVVYSSEGKQGLMYNDMISTLEDMRKIKRQISEKGYAVVSGSDKESTGTSINLLGYFDNGYAVVINTPMESIQTSAVLSGRFTAYVGALLIVAGGIAMYIYSKQFTKPIEEMAAAANRMSNLDFDVKVIDCGEDELGHLGESLNELSSKLEYTISELKTANNELRQDIEQKVQIDEMRTEFLSHVSHELKTPIALIQGYAEGLKDNVSADEESREFYCDVIADEAKKMNRMVQKLLTLNQIEFGNHQVSMERFNIQELIQNMLSANTIFFQKENITVEFHEPPTYVWADEFMIEEVFGNYLSNARNHVLKNGRIAISFQRIENDLRVTVFNSGSHIPEEDLDKLWVKFYKVDKARTREYGGSGIGLSIVAATMKAHGKQYGVNNVEGGVEFYFDVDCANA, encoded by the coding sequence GTGAAAGAAAAAATACTGAAGAATCAATCCATCAAAGTGAAAATGACGATGGTGCTGATCGTGATCATGGCATCCACCATACTTCTGTCTATCTGTATTAACATCCTGATGATCGAACCGTACTATGTGTTTAAGGAAAAAAAGAATATCACACAGGTTTATGACTCGATCAATCATCTGCTCAATACAAAAGGTGCCGATAATAATTCTTATAAGATATCAAAGATTGTCAGAGAATATAATTACCGGATGCTGATCGTCAACAATGAAAACGGACAGGTCGTATATTCTTCTGAGGGCAAACAGGGACTGATGTACAATGATATGATCAGCACGCTGGAGGATATGAGAAAGATCAAGAGGCAGATCAGTGAAAAAGGATATGCCGTAGTGAGCGGGTCCGACAAGGAATCTACCGGGACCAGCATTAATCTTCTCGGATATTTTGACAACGGCTACGCCGTGGTGATCAACACTCCGATGGAAAGTATACAGACCAGTGCGGTACTGTCCGGGAGATTTACCGCCTACGTGGGTGCTCTTTTGATTGTAGCCGGGGGAATCGCCATGTATATTTACAGCAAGCAGTTTACAAAGCCCATTGAAGAAATGGCTGCCGCCGCGAACCGGATGAGCAATCTGGATTTTGATGTGAAGGTCATAGACTGCGGTGAAGATGAGCTGGGGCATCTCGGTGAGAGTTTAAATGAACTCTCATCAAAGCTTGAGTATACGATCTCAGAGCTGAAAACTGCAAATAATGAGCTGCGCCAGGACATTGAGCAGAAGGTCCAGATTGACGAGATGAGGACTGAATTTTTATCCCATGTCTCTCATGAATTAAAAACACCGATCGCCCTGATCCAGGGATACGCAGAAGGGCTGAAAGACAACGTCTCAGCAGATGAAGAGAGCCGTGAGTTTTACTGTGACGTGATCGCGGATGAAGCTAAGAAGATGAACCGGATGGTCCAAAAACTGCTGACATTAAACCAGATCGAGTTCGGCAACCACCAGGTCAGCATGGAACGGTTTAATATCCAGGAACTGATTCAGAATATGCTTTCTGCCAATACAATCTTCTTCCAGAAAGAAAATATTACAGTTGAGTTTCATGAACCTCCCACCTATGTATGGGCCGATGAGTTTATGATAGAGGAAGTGTTCGGAAACTATCTGAGCAATGCCAGAAACCATGTCTTAAAAAACGGAAGGATTGCTATTTCCTTTCAGCGGATAGAGAATGATCTCAGGGTGACTGTTTTTAACTCCGGAAGCCACATACCGGAGGAAGATCTGGATAAGCTCTGGGTGAAATTTTACAAAGTAGATAAGGCAAGAACGAGAGAATATGGAGGCAGCGGCATCGGACTGTCTATCGTAGCCGCAACCATGAAGGCCCACGGCAAGCAATATGGAGTGAACAATGTGGAGGGCGGAGTAGAATTTTACTTCGATGTGGATTGTGCAAATGCCTGA
- a CDS encoding response regulator transcription factor, translating into MNDLKILVVDDESRMRKLVKDFLNRAGYQVLEAGDGEEAVDVFFSTKGIDLLVLDVMMPRMDGWEVVREIRKVSEVPIIMLTAKDQENDELQGFDLGVDEYISKPFSPKILVARIEAILRRTRQQDGEVLKAGGIVLDEAAHMVTIDDKSIDLSFKEFELLSYFMKNEGRALTRENILNQVWNYDYFGDARTIDTHVKKLRNKMGSKGAYIRTIWGMGYKFEVQE; encoded by the coding sequence ATGAATGATCTTAAAATATTAGTAGTAGACGATGAGAGCAGGATGCGCAAATTGGTAAAGGATTTCTTAAACAGGGCAGGATATCAGGTGCTGGAGGCAGGAGATGGGGAAGAGGCAGTGGATGTGTTCTTTTCCACCAAAGGAATCGATCTGCTCGTTTTAGACGTGATGATGCCCCGGATGGACGGATGGGAAGTCGTAAGGGAAATACGGAAAGTTTCCGAAGTGCCGATTATCATGCTGACGGCCAAAGATCAGGAAAACGATGAGCTTCAGGGCTTTGACCTGGGAGTGGATGAGTATATTTCGAAGCCTTTCAGTCCGAAGATTTTAGTGGCAAGGATCGAAGCCATTTTAAGGAGGACCAGACAGCAGGACGGAGAAGTGCTGAAAGCCGGCGGGATTGTTCTGGATGAAGCAGCCCATATGGTCACCATAGATGATAAAAGTATTGATCTGAGTTTTAAAGAATTTGAACTTCTGTCCTACTTCATGAAGAATGAGGGAAGGGCACTTACAAGGGAAAACATATTGAATCAGGTGTGGAATTATGATTATTTCGGAGACGCCAGGACCATTGATACCCATGTAAAAAAACTCAGAAATAAAATGGGAAGCAAAGGAGCCTATATCCGCACGATATGGGGAATGGGCTACAAGTTCGAGGTGCAGGAGTAA
- a CDS encoding DUF368 domain-containing protein has protein sequence MLNFIRGFCMALADSVPGVSGGTVAFLLGFYDRFISSLDDLITGNKQKKIEAVKFLLRIGVGWVVGFGAAVSVLASIFSDRIYEISSLFLGLIIFAIPIIWSEEKDCLKGKYGNALFALIGVVMVAAITYFNPASGKGMNVSVEHLNLGLGIYIFLVAMVAISAMVLPGISGSTMLLIFGLYVPVISAVKEAMHFNTAYFPVILIFGCGILCGIASVVKLIRTCLEKFRSQMVYFIIGMMIGSLYAIVMGPTTLEVPKPALTAGSFSILFFIIGGVIIFGLQKLKAMSDRQEAAAGVSEAE, from the coding sequence ATGCTAAATTTTATTCGGGGATTTTGTATGGCATTAGCCGACAGTGTGCCGGGGGTATCCGGCGGGACCGTGGCTTTTCTGCTCGGTTTTTATGACCGTTTTATCTCATCCCTAGACGATTTAATTACAGGAAATAAACAAAAAAAGATAGAGGCAGTGAAGTTCCTGCTGCGTATCGGGGTTGGCTGGGTCGTTGGCTTTGGGGCAGCGGTTTCTGTGCTGGCCAGTATTTTCAGTGACAGAATTTATGAAATCAGTTCCCTGTTTTTAGGACTTATCATTTTTGCCATACCGATCATTTGGTCTGAGGAAAAGGACTGTCTGAAAGGTAAATACGGCAACGCTCTGTTTGCCCTGATCGGAGTTGTCATGGTGGCAGCAATCACCTATTTTAACCCGGCATCGGGAAAAGGCATGAATGTAAGTGTGGAACATTTGAATCTGGGACTGGGGATCTATATTTTCCTCGTGGCCATGGTTGCTATTTCGGCTATGGTGCTGCCTGGAATTTCAGGTTCTACCATGCTTTTAATCTTCGGGCTGTATGTGCCGGTCATTTCAGCGGTGAAAGAAGCTATGCATTTTAACACGGCTTATTTTCCGGTAATCCTGATCTTTGGCTGCGGCATCCTGTGCGGGATTGCGTCAGTCGTTAAGCTGATCCGCACCTGTCTTGAAAAGTTCCGGTCACAGATGGTCTATTTCATCATCGGAATGATGATCGGATCCCTGTATGCTATCGTCATGGGACCGACCACGCTGGAAGTTCCGAAACCAGCACTGACAGCGGGAAGTTTCAGTATCCTGTTTTTTATCATCGGCGGGGTTATTATCTTTGGACTGCAGAAACTGAAGGCTATGTCTGACAGACAGGAGGCAGCGGCCGGAGTATCTGAGGCAGAATAG
- a CDS encoding Cof-type HAD-IIB family hydrolase yields MIKLISSDMDGTLLDSYRQITQVNIDAIRTLQDSGVEFIINTGREYQNVTDILGKAGLECDMICSNGSCGYDKEGNLLFEHSIPADTVKQILGVFHKSSLVPTPFSQMGRISLLSREELKKYTKEVMIPSMQINHPDFVYTDEEFEDLISQVTYVEGEAGLFDSEHRVLKFISQSTDPEALLRLRAELEQIPGLAVVSTAPTDIEITSSEAQKGIGLMDYAKRKGLVPDEIVAIGDSENDYSMLSIPGIHSVAMANATEAIKNICVYQTRANTKDGIAYIIRCILADRDNFKLT; encoded by the coding sequence ATGATAAAATTAATTTCATCCGACATGGACGGAACACTGCTGGACAGCTACCGCCAGATCACTCAGGTCAATATCGATGCGATCCGTACACTCCAGGACAGCGGCGTCGAGTTTATCATCAACACAGGACGGGAATACCAGAATGTGACAGATATTTTAGGAAAAGCAGGCCTTGAATGCGATATGATCTGCAGCAACGGCTCCTGCGGTTATGATAAAGAAGGAAACCTGCTGTTTGAGCATTCCATTCCGGCAGATACAGTAAAACAGATCCTCGGGGTATTTCACAAATCCAGCCTGGTTCCGACGCCATTTTCCCAGATGGGCCGTATTTCTCTGCTTTCCAGAGAGGAACTAAAAAAATATACGAAAGAAGTCATGATTCCATCCATGCAGATCAATCATCCCGACTTTGTATATACAGATGAAGAATTTGAAGATTTAATCAGCCAGGTTACCTATGTAGAAGGTGAAGCCGGACTGTTTGACAGCGAACACCGGGTTTTAAAGTTCATTTCTCAGTCAACAGATCCCGAAGCGCTGTTAAGACTGCGGGCAGAATTAGAACAAATCCCGGGACTTGCCGTAGTATCCACGGCACCTACGGATATTGAGATTACCTCATCAGAAGCCCAGAAAGGGATCGGCCTGATGGACTATGCAAAGCGGAAAGGGCTGGTTCCGGATGAGATCGTTGCCATCGGAGACAGCGAAAATGACTATTCCATGCTCTCCATTCCGGGAATTCATTCCGTTGCTATGGCAAATGCCACAGAAGCCATCAAAAATATTTGTGTCTATCAGACCCGTGCCAACACAAAGGATGGCATTGCCTACATCATCCGCTGCATTCTCGCAGACCGCGATAATTTTAAACTGACCTAA
- a CDS encoding putative ABC transporter permease has protein sequence MSVYYLLSYFFIYGFLGWCSEVAFAAFKQRKFVNRGFLNGPICPVYGFGVGFVVSLLMPYKSNVFFMYIASVIAVSSIEWITGFALEKIFHSRWWDYSDQPFNLNGYICLPFSLIWSAACMLIVYVLHPMITKFVGLIPGLFGSFLLLMLLAGMAADLWVTAAGIFKMNQRLRKMSEIAEELHNMSEQLGENIYLGVMSAVEKQEETKKKLDEAGQELAEKRNAVSEGLKERKDTISGELEQRIEDLKSRYQEIAEKKSQTSRRLLNAFPSFNSERYKEALDELKKRMKIK, from the coding sequence ATGAGTGTATATTATCTTTTGTCATATTTTTTTATTTATGGATTTCTCGGCTGGTGCAGTGAAGTAGCATTTGCCGCATTTAAGCAGAGAAAATTTGTAAACCGGGGGTTTTTAAACGGGCCTATCTGTCCGGTTTACGGATTCGGCGTTGGATTTGTGGTATCTTTGCTGATGCCGTATAAGTCCAATGTTTTTTTCATGTATATTGCCTCTGTCATAGCCGTATCTTCCATCGAGTGGATCACGGGCTTTGCGCTGGAAAAGATTTTTCACAGCAGATGGTGGGATTATTCGGACCAGCCGTTTAATTTAAACGGATATATCTGTCTTCCGTTTTCACTGATCTGGAGTGCCGCCTGTATGCTCATCGTCTATGTGCTTCATCCTATGATTACGAAATTTGTGGGACTCATACCGGGTCTCTTCGGCAGCTTCCTGCTCCTTATGCTTTTGGCCGGCATGGCAGCCGATCTCTGGGTAACAGCGGCGGGTATTTTCAAGATGAATCAAAGGCTGCGCAAAATGAGCGAGATCGCAGAAGAACTGCATAATATGTCAGAGCAGCTGGGTGAAAATATTTATCTCGGTGTCATGTCTGCCGTAGAAAAGCAGGAAGAGACGAAAAAGAAGCTGGATGAGGCCGGCCAGGAACTGGCGGAAAAGAGAAATGCCGTATCGGAAGGCCTGAAAGAACGGAAAGATACGATCAGCGGCGAACTGGAGCAGAGGATCGAAGATCTGAAAAGCCGGTATCAGGAGATTGCGGAGAAGAAAAGCCAAACCAGCAGGAGACTTTTGAATGCGTTTCCTTCCTTTAATTCTGAGAGATACAAAGAGGCGCTGGATGAGCTGAAAAAGCGAATGAAGATAAAATAA
- the mnmA gene encoding tRNA 2-thiouridine(34) synthase MnmA — protein MKEKVVVGMSGGVDSSVAAYLLKEQGYEVIGVTMQIWQDEEQELLEENGGCCGLSAVDDARRVAQALDIPYYVMNFKQDFKEHVIDYFIDEYLDGRTPNPCIACNRYVKWESLLKRSLDIGADYIATGHYARIEKLSNGRYALKRSATPEKDQTYALYNLTQNQLSKTLMPVGEYTKDEIREIAEKIHLPVAHKPDSQDICFVDGSYGDFIEETTGQKIRPGNFVDMDGNILGTHKGIVCYTVGQRRGLGLSLKQPGYVVRIDKERNEVVIGSNEDLMTDTLYGDHVNLMSVSSIEDGMRFQAKVRYNHRGAPCTVSMDGKDRIKVLFDEPQRAVTPGQAVVFYDGDYVAGGATIL, from the coding sequence GTGAAAGAGAAAGTAGTTGTAGGCATGTCAGGAGGGGTGGATTCCTCCGTGGCAGCCTATTTATTGAAGGAACAGGGATATGAAGTGATCGGTGTTACCATGCAGATCTGGCAGGATGAAGAACAGGAACTTCTGGAAGAAAACGGAGGATGCTGCGGCCTGTCAGCTGTGGATGATGCCAGGAGAGTGGCCCAGGCGCTCGACATTCCCTATTATGTCATGAATTTTAAACAGGATTTCAAGGAACATGTCATTGATTATTTTATAGACGAATATCTGGACGGAAGAACTCCGAATCCCTGTATTGCATGCAACCGCTATGTTAAATGGGAATCTCTGCTGAAAAGATCTCTGGATATCGGCGCCGATTATATTGCAACCGGACATTATGCCAGGATTGAAAAGCTTTCCAACGGACGATATGCGCTGAAGCGTTCGGCGACTCCCGAGAAGGATCAGACCTATGCTCTTTATAACCTGACACAGAACCAGCTGTCTAAGACACTGATGCCCGTGGGGGAATACACGAAAGATGAAATACGGGAAATAGCAGAGAAGATACATCTGCCGGTGGCCCACAAGCCGGACAGCCAGGACATCTGTTTTGTAGACGGCAGCTACGGAGATTTTATCGAAGAAACTACGGGACAGAAGATCCGGCCGGGTAATTTTGTGGATATGGATGGGAATATCCTCGGCACTCACAAGGGCATTGTATGTTATACTGTGGGACAGAGAAGAGGACTGGGCCTTTCCCTGAAGCAGCCGGGATATGTTGTACGGATAGATAAAGAGAGAAATGAAGTGGTGATCGGGAGCAATGAGGATCTTATGACGGATACCCTCTATGGAGACCATGTAAATTTGATGTCTGTATCCTCCATCGAAGACGGTATGAGATTTCAGGCGAAAGTCCGCTATAACCACAGAGGGGCCCCGTGCACAGTGAGCATGGACGGAAAAGACAGGATAAAAGTCCTGTTTGACGAACCTCAGAGAGCGGTGACCCCGGGACAGGCGGTAGTGTTTTATGACGGCGATTATGTGGCAGGGGGAGCTACGATCCTATAA
- the nifU gene encoding Fe-S cluster assembly scaffold protein NifU has product MYSEKVMDHFEHPRNVGEIEGASGVGTVGNAKCGDIMRIYFDIDDNQIIQDVKFKTFGCGAAVATSSMATELVKGKSVQEALEVTNKAVMEALDGLPPVKVHCSLLAEEAIHAALWDYAQKNGIKIEGLEKPKSDIGEEEVEEEY; this is encoded by the coding sequence ATGTATAGTGAAAAAGTTATGGATCATTTTGAGCATCCGAGAAACGTAGGAGAGATTGAGGGCGCCAGCGGCGTGGGTACTGTCGGAAACGCCAAGTGCGGAGATATCATGCGCATTTATTTTGATATCGACGATAACCAGATTATTCAGGATGTAAAATTTAAGACGTTCGGCTGCGGAGCCGCAGTTGCCACCAGCAGCATGGCAACGGAACTGGTCAAAGGAAAATCCGTGCAGGAAGCACTGGAAGTTACAAACAAGGCGGTAATGGAAGCTCTCGACGGTCTTCCGCCGGTCAAAGTGCACTGTTCTCTTCTGGCAGAGGAAGCAATCCATGCGGCCCTCTGGGATTATGCACAGAAAAACGGCATCAAGATCGAAGGCCTTGAGAAACCGAAATCCGATATTGGAGAAGAGGAAGTGGAAGAAGAGTACTAG
- the nifS gene encoding cysteine desulfurase NifS, which yields MEKIIYLDHAATTPARPEVVEAMMPYFTEKFWNPSSVYSPAAEAKKAVNEVRDRIAGSLGTQSQDIYFTAGGSEADNWAIKETAEAYASKGKHIITSKIEHHAVLHTCQYLERNGYEVTYLDVDENGYIKLDQLKAAIRPDTILITVMFANNEIGTIQPVKEIGAIAKEHGVLFHTDAVQAYGQVPINVDEMNIDMLSASGHKLNGPKGIGFMYIRKGLKLRSFIHGGAQERKRRAGTENVTGIVGLGKAVEIAFETMEERTAKEQELRDYAVRRILAEIPYCRLNGGRDKRLPNNINISFQFIEGESLLIMLDMAGICASSGSACTSGSLDPSHVLLAIGLPHEIAHGSLRMTLGEETTKEDMDFVVEKLKEIVDKLRKMSPLYEDFVKKH from the coding sequence ATGGAAAAGATCATATATTTAGACCATGCGGCAACAACACCGGCGAGACCGGAAGTAGTAGAAGCGATGATGCCATATTTTACGGAGAAATTCTGGAATCCGTCCAGCGTCTATTCACCGGCTGCTGAGGCGAAAAAGGCAGTCAATGAAGTAAGGGACAGGATTGCCGGATCTCTGGGCACACAGAGCCAGGATATTTATTTTACGGCCGGCGGCTCTGAGGCGGACAACTGGGCCATCAAGGAGACTGCCGAAGCCTATGCCTCAAAGGGAAAACATATCATTACAAGCAAGATCGAGCACCATGCGGTTCTTCACACCTGCCAGTATCTGGAGAGAAACGGTTATGAGGTGACCTATCTGGATGTGGATGAGAACGGATATATTAAGCTGGATCAGTTAAAAGCGGCGATCCGCCCGGATACGATTCTGATCACTGTCATGTTTGCCAACAATGAGATAGGAACGATCCAGCCGGTGAAAGAGATCGGAGCGATTGCAAAAGAACACGGCGTTCTGTTCCATACAGATGCGGTACAGGCATACGGACAGGTACCGATCAATGTAGATGAGATGAATATTGATATGCTGAGTGCCAGCGGCCATAAGCTGAACGGACCGAAGGGAATCGGATTTATGTATATCCGCAAAGGACTGAAACTTCGCTCATTTATCCACGGAGGAGCACAGGAGCGTAAGCGCCGGGCCGGAACAGAGAATGTGACAGGCATTGTGGGACTCGGAAAGGCCGTTGAGATCGCTTTTGAGACAATGGAGGAGAGAACTGCCAAGGAACAGGAGCTGAGGGATTATGCGGTCCGCAGGATTCTGGCAGAGATCCCGTACTGCCGCTTAAACGGAGGAAGAGACAAAAGGCTTCCCAACAATATCAACATCAGTTTTCAGTTTATTGAGGGCGAATCCCTTCTGATCATGCTCGATATGGCAGGAATCTGTGCTTCCAGCGGATCAGCCTGCACGTCCGGTTCACTGGACCCGTCACATGTACTGTTAGCCATCGGACTTCCTCACGAGATTGCACATGGATCTCTCAGGATGACTCTGGGGGAAGAAACAACCAAAGAGGATATGGATTTTGTTGTGGAGAAATTAAAAGAGATCGTAGATAAGCTGCGAAAAATGTCTCCGCTGTATGAAGATTTTGTAAAGAAACATTAA
- a CDS encoding RrF2 family transcriptional regulator yields the protein MKLSTKGRYGLRAIVDIAVFGEKEPAAVSAISERQDISIRYLEQLLSKLKKAGLVKSIRGAQGGYVLAGNAEDISVGDVLRALEGDLTPVDCTELTDTEETCSGSKYCVTKTVWKRINDSIAKTVDSIYLDELADEARAVQQGKPAERNCER from the coding sequence ATGAAATTATCAACAAAAGGAAGATACGGCCTTCGTGCGATCGTAGATATTGCAGTGTTCGGGGAGAAGGAACCTGCGGCTGTCAGCGCGATATCAGAGCGGCAGGATATATCCATCCGGTATCTGGAGCAGCTTCTTTCCAAGTTAAAGAAGGCGGGGCTTGTAAAAAGCATCCGGGGAGCCCAGGGAGGATATGTTCTGGCGGGAAATGCAGAAGATATTTCAGTCGGAGACGTGCTGAGGGCACTGGAAGGCGATCTGACGCCGGTAGACTGTACAGAACTTACCGATACAGAGGAAACATGCAGCGGCTCTAAGTACTGCGTGACAAAAACTGTGTGGAAAAGGATCAATGACAGCATTGCCAAAACAGTGGATTCTATTTATTTAGATGAGCTGGCGGACGAGGCAAGAGCTGTCCAGCAGGGGAAACCGGCGGAACGAAATTGTGAAAGATAG